A stretch of Anaeromyxobacter dehalogenans 2CP-1 DNA encodes these proteins:
- a CDS encoding WD40/YVTN/BNR-like repeat-containing protein yields MADRRIGALGAVLLLAACGGSGRAGGTADPGPAPPPQTPPASNPPPTGGSSAPPARLEVSFTGTEFRFLGIGADGTAYATNLSGPRQIHASADGRTWTPRGPTPGGRGVRVFAALSGGALLADTADATGHVIARSGDGGRTWTDVLWLGGYRMLTPGSVAELGGETFLLEYQSFTGDSVPIRLWASADGGLTWSVRAETSEHRHGHGLLADPATGALWLFYGDRVGGTYLSFDGGRTQALVRGPLEGGVLVRAVATPEGLLGGIDSPFTLVVPHVITLSFGGAYEAGFRLPGPSYSALALRGGGYLVGAAREPAGDVYPDGDVSAHLFASADGAAFDEVFACARLSPDATARADANWQLASGEVVVDVLNCEGFGPGGAGYVLLAPSAGP; encoded by the coding sequence ATGGCCGATCGGCGGATCGGGGCGCTGGGCGCGGTGTTGCTGCTCGCCGCGTGCGGGGGCAGCGGGCGGGCCGGGGGCACGGCCGATCCGGGGCCGGCGCCGCCGCCGCAGACGCCGCCGGCGAGCAACCCTCCCCCGACCGGCGGATCGAGCGCGCCCCCGGCGCGGCTCGAGGTGTCGTTCACCGGGACCGAGTTCCGGTTCCTCGGGATCGGGGCCGACGGGACCGCGTACGCGACGAACCTCTCCGGGCCGCGGCAGATCCACGCCAGCGCCGACGGGCGCACCTGGACGCCGCGCGGTCCGACCCCGGGCGGGCGCGGCGTGCGCGTCTTCGCCGCCCTCTCCGGCGGTGCGCTGCTCGCCGACACGGCCGACGCGACCGGCCACGTGATCGCGCGCTCCGGCGACGGCGGCCGGACCTGGACCGACGTGCTGTGGCTCGGCGGGTACCGGATGCTCACCCCGGGCAGCGTGGCGGAGCTCGGCGGCGAGACGTTCCTGCTCGAGTACCAGTCCTTCACCGGCGACAGCGTGCCCATTCGCCTGTGGGCGAGCGCCGACGGCGGCCTCACCTGGTCGGTGCGCGCCGAGACCTCCGAGCACCGGCACGGGCACGGGCTGCTCGCCGACCCGGCCACGGGCGCGCTCTGGCTGTTCTACGGCGACCGGGTCGGCGGCACGTACCTCTCCTTCGACGGCGGCCGCACCCAGGCCCTGGTGCGAGGGCCGCTCGAGGGCGGCGTGCTGGTCCGCGCGGTGGCGACGCCCGAGGGGCTGCTCGGGGGGATCGACTCTCCGTTCACGCTGGTGGTCCCCCACGTGATCACGCTCTCGTTCGGCGGCGCGTACGAAGCGGGGTTCCGCCTGCCCGGCCCGAGCTACTCGGCGCTCGCGCTGCGCGGCGGCGGCTACCTGGTCGGCGCGGCCCGGGAGCCGGCCGGCGACGTGTACCCGGACGGCGACGTGTCGGCCCACCTGTTCGCGTCCGCCGACGGCGCCGCGTTCGACGAGGTGTTCGCCTGCGCGCGCCTCTCGCCGGACGCCACGGCGCGCGCCGACGCGAACTGGCAGCTCGCGAGCGGCGAGGTGGTGGTGGACGTCCTGAACTGCGAGGGCTTCGGGCCCGGCGGCGCGGGGTACGTGCTGCTCGCGCCCTCGGCCGGGCCCTGA
- a CDS encoding ATP-dependent helicase — MLDLSTLNPPQREAVMTTEGPLLVLAGAGSGKTRVIAHRVAYLLVQGVDPEQVLAVTFTNKAAGEMRERVAALAGPPGVDVFVSTFHSFGLWLLQQEHEAAGLPRRFAICDAGDQLALVKRCMREVSVDDRKFDAHRVLSLLSRAKNAGKKRIVPREAGQGDDYDLVAAEVYPRYEKALRAMRSVDFDDLIARPVAMLAHDPALRARCQERFRYLLVDEYQDTNAAQLELLKLLAGERRNVCAVGDDDQAIYGWRGAEVKNILRFERHFPGAKEVRLEQNYRSTGHILACANAVIAKNAARKAKALFTAGEAGEPVRVVAMSEEEDEARFVAEEIARQRGEGRPWSHFAVLFRLNALSRPFEEAFREGSMPYKVHGGPAFFDRSEVRDLLAYLKLCVQPEDDVSLSRVVNVPPRGIGDTSMERVHDWAIPRKLHLLEAMRRAAEIPDLPRGAAEKIGAFVALVDRFQARFREGPVSEAARALVAEVDLFSHVRAGVQSLEAGSRRVDALEGLLRSLDGYVQRTARPSLATWLQRLALDSREEEDPSGEGGITLMTLHAAKGLEFPVVFLVGVEEDYLPCAGIQGEARDLDEERRLAYVGITRARERLYLTRVAARSKRGKLLPRTPSRFLDDLPPAAHEKVDPAALAAPPQDVAAHTESVMAALRARLGGR, encoded by the coding sequence ATGCTCGACCTGTCCACCCTCAACCCGCCGCAGCGCGAGGCGGTGATGACCACCGAGGGCCCGCTGCTGGTGCTCGCGGGCGCGGGCTCGGGCAAGACCCGCGTCATCGCGCACCGCGTCGCCTACCTGCTGGTGCAGGGCGTGGACCCGGAGCAGGTGCTCGCGGTCACGTTCACCAACAAGGCCGCGGGCGAGATGCGCGAGCGGGTGGCCGCGCTGGCGGGCCCGCCCGGCGTGGACGTGTTCGTCTCCACGTTCCACAGCTTCGGCCTGTGGCTGCTGCAGCAGGAGCACGAGGCGGCCGGGCTGCCCCGCCGCTTCGCCATCTGCGACGCCGGGGACCAGCTCGCGCTCGTGAAGCGGTGCATGCGCGAGGTGAGCGTGGACGACCGCAAGTTCGACGCGCACCGGGTGCTCTCGCTCCTCTCGCGCGCCAAGAACGCCGGCAAGAAGCGGATCGTGCCGCGGGAGGCGGGGCAGGGCGACGACTACGACCTCGTCGCCGCCGAGGTGTACCCGCGCTACGAGAAGGCGCTCCGCGCCATGCGCTCGGTGGACTTCGACGACCTCATCGCCCGGCCGGTGGCGATGCTGGCGCACGACCCGGCGCTGCGCGCCCGCTGCCAGGAGCGCTTCCGCTACCTGCTGGTGGACGAGTACCAGGACACGAACGCCGCCCAGCTCGAGCTCTTGAAGCTCCTCGCCGGCGAGCGGCGGAACGTGTGCGCGGTCGGCGACGACGACCAGGCCATCTACGGCTGGCGCGGCGCCGAGGTGAAGAACATCCTGCGGTTCGAGCGGCACTTCCCCGGCGCGAAGGAGGTCCGGCTCGAGCAGAACTACCGCTCCACCGGCCACATCCTCGCCTGCGCGAACGCGGTCATCGCGAAGAACGCGGCGCGCAAGGCGAAGGCGCTGTTCACCGCGGGCGAGGCGGGCGAGCCGGTGCGGGTGGTGGCCATGTCCGAGGAGGAGGACGAGGCGCGCTTCGTGGCCGAGGAGATCGCCCGGCAGCGCGGCGAGGGCCGGCCGTGGAGCCACTTCGCGGTGCTGTTCCGCCTCAACGCGCTCTCGCGCCCGTTCGAGGAGGCGTTCCGCGAGGGCTCCATGCCGTACAAGGTGCACGGCGGCCCCGCCTTCTTCGACCGCTCCGAGGTGCGCGACCTGCTCGCGTACCTGAAGCTCTGCGTGCAGCCCGAGGACGACGTGTCGCTCTCGCGCGTCGTGAACGTGCCGCCGCGCGGGATCGGCGACACGTCCATGGAGCGGGTGCACGACTGGGCCATCCCGCGGAAGCTCCACCTGCTCGAGGCGATGCGGCGGGCGGCGGAGATCCCGGACCTCCCGCGCGGCGCCGCGGAGAAGATCGGCGCGTTCGTCGCGCTGGTGGACCGCTTCCAGGCCCGCTTCCGCGAGGGGCCGGTGTCGGAGGCCGCGCGCGCGCTGGTGGCGGAGGTGGACCTGTTCAGCCACGTGCGCGCCGGGGTGCAGTCGCTCGAGGCGGGATCCCGCCGGGTGGACGCGCTGGAGGGGCTGCTGCGCTCGCTCGACGGCTACGTCCAGCGCACCGCGCGCCCGTCGCTCGCCACCTGGCTGCAGCGGCTCGCGCTCGACTCGCGCGAGGAGGAGGATCCGTCGGGCGAGGGCGGGATCACGCTCATGACGCTGCACGCGGCGAAGGGGCTCGAGTTCCCGGTGGTGTTCCTGGTGGGCGTCGAGGAGGACTACCTCCCCTGCGCCGGGATCCAGGGCGAGGCCCGCGACCTCGACGAGGAGCGGCGGCTCGCCTACGTGGGCATCACCCGCGCGCGCGAGCGGCTGTACCTGACGCGCGTCGCGGCGCGATCGAAGCGCGGCAAGCTCCTGCCCCGCACCCCGTCGCGCTTCCTCGACGACCTGCCGCCCGCGGCCCACGAGAAGGTGGACCCGGCCGCGCTCGCCGCGCCGCCGCAGGACGTGGCGGCGCACACCGAGAGCGTCATGGCCGCGCTGCGCGCGCGGCTGGGCGGCCGCTGA
- a CDS encoding CGNR zinc finger domain-containing protein, protein MTQPPFRFDLSGGRLCLDFANTVGGMRGVTPKERLAAYPDLVEFARQTGAVNEAQARHLLAEARRRPAEAERAFSDALTLRETLYRTFLARAERRAPAAEDVERLSTALGAALAHRRLERRGDAFALGWDADAGALDAPLWPVVLSAAELLTSDADADRVRVCGLYETHECSWLFVDETRAGTRRWCSMQDCGNKAKARRHHRRTREQRQA, encoded by the coding sequence GTGACCCAGCCCCCCTTCCGGTTCGATCTCTCCGGCGGCCGCCTCTGCCTCGACTTCGCGAACACCGTCGGCGGCATGCGGGGCGTGACGCCGAAGGAGCGCCTGGCCGCCTACCCGGACCTGGTCGAGTTCGCGCGGCAGACCGGCGCGGTGAACGAGGCGCAGGCCCGCCACCTGCTCGCCGAGGCCCGCCGGCGCCCCGCCGAGGCGGAGCGCGCCTTCTCGGACGCGCTCACGCTCCGCGAGACGCTGTACCGGACGTTCCTGGCGCGGGCGGAGCGGCGCGCGCCCGCCGCCGAGGACGTGGAGCGGCTCTCGACGGCGCTGGGCGCGGCGCTCGCGCACCGGCGCCTGGAGCGCCGCGGCGACGCGTTCGCGCTGGGCTGGGACGCGGACGCCGGCGCGCTCGACGCGCCGCTCTGGCCGGTGGTGCTCTCCGCCGCCGAGCTGCTCACCTCCGACGCCGACGCCGACCGGGTCCGCGTCTGCGGGCTCTACGAGACGCACGAGTGCAGCTGGCTGTTCGTGGACGAGACCCGCGCCGGCACCCGACGCTGGTGCTCGATGCAGGACTGCGGCAACAAGGCGAAGGCGCGGCGCCACCACCGGCGCACCCGCGAGCAGCGGCAGGCCTAG
- a CDS encoding aspartyl/asparaginyl beta-hydroxylase domain-containing protein, with product MNPALLLKLGAVGALVGSAAYVHRRGRVRHPFFRQLTDHSTFFAPLNALVYLASAVPSRPFLDLADFPALAPLRAHWQEIRDEALRLQSEERIRAADGHVDAGFNSFFRRGWKRFYLKWYGEPLASARARCPRTVELVEAIPGVRAAMFALLPPGGTLMAHRDPFAGSIRYHLGLVTPGSDACRIVVDGEPYAWRDGEAVLFDETYVHHAVNQTDTARIILFCDVERPMRWRAAGRLNRWVGDHLMRASRTRNEDGEEIGWVNRAFARVYQVRLVGKRLKAWNRPTYYAVKFALLGGLAWLLLA from the coding sequence GTGAACCCCGCCCTCCTGCTGAAGCTCGGCGCCGTCGGTGCGCTGGTCGGCTCCGCCGCGTACGTGCACCGCCGCGGCCGTGTCCGCCACCCCTTCTTCCGGCAGCTCACCGACCACTCGACCTTCTTCGCGCCGCTGAACGCGCTCGTGTACCTCGCCTCCGCGGTCCCGAGCCGCCCGTTCCTCGACCTCGCCGACTTCCCGGCGCTCGCGCCGCTCCGGGCGCACTGGCAGGAGATCCGCGACGAGGCGCTGCGCCTCCAGTCGGAGGAGCGCATCCGCGCGGCGGACGGGCACGTGGACGCGGGGTTCAACTCGTTCTTCCGCCGCGGCTGGAAGCGCTTCTACCTCAAGTGGTACGGCGAGCCGCTCGCGTCGGCGCGCGCCCGCTGCCCGCGAACGGTCGAGCTGGTCGAGGCGATCCCCGGGGTCCGTGCGGCCATGTTCGCGCTCCTCCCGCCGGGCGGGACGCTCATGGCGCACCGGGATCCGTTCGCGGGCTCGATCCGCTACCACCTCGGCCTGGTCACGCCGGGCTCGGACGCTTGCCGCATCGTGGTGGACGGCGAGCCCTACGCCTGGCGCGACGGGGAGGCGGTGCTGTTCGACGAGACGTACGTCCACCACGCCGTCAACCAGACCGACACGGCCCGGATCATCCTGTTCTGCGACGTGGAGCGGCCCATGCGCTGGCGCGCCGCCGGCCGGCTCAACCGCTGGGTCGGCGACCACCTGATGCGCGCCAGCCGGACCCGGAACGAGGACGGCGAGGAGATCGGCTGGGTGAACCGCGCCTTCGCGCGCGTGTACCAGGTGCGCCTCGTCGGCAAGCGGCTCAAGGCCTGGAACCGGCCCACGTACTACGCCGTGAAGTTCGCGCTGCTGGGCGGGCTGGCCTGGCTGCTGCTCGCGTGA
- a CDS encoding DoxX family protein — translation MMRFLETDDSTTRLFQRVVLGLVMFPHGAQKLLGWFGGRGLEATLTGFTAGMGLPWLLAVLVILAESVGSVMLVLGVLSRLAALGIASVMVGAIVTVHGQHGFFAPDGFEYHLLALGLALPLVVAGGGRLSLDRALALRRSAGRAHPALPAEG, via the coding sequence ATGATGCGTTTCCTCGAGACCGACGACTCCACCACCCGCCTCTTCCAGCGCGTCGTGCTGGGCCTGGTGATGTTCCCGCACGGCGCGCAGAAGCTCCTCGGCTGGTTCGGCGGCCGCGGCCTGGAGGCCACCCTGACCGGCTTCACCGCCGGCATGGGGCTGCCCTGGCTGCTGGCGGTGCTCGTGATCCTCGCCGAGTCGGTCGGCTCGGTCATGCTCGTGCTCGGCGTGCTCTCGCGCCTCGCCGCGCTCGGCATCGCGTCGGTGATGGTGGGCGCCATCGTCACCGTGCACGGGCAGCACGGGTTCTTCGCGCCCGACGGCTTCGAGTACCACCTGCTCGCGCTGGGGCTGGCGCTCCCGCTGGTCGTGGCGGGGGGCGGCCGCCTCTCGCTGGACCGCGCGCTGGCCCTTCGCCGCTCCGCCGGGCGCGCCCACCCGGCGCTCCCGGCGGAAGGCTAG